From the genome of Pelobacter propionicus DSM 2379, one region includes:
- a CDS encoding transporter, translating into MEKRVAGKLCAKMVVAGCLVVGAGNAFAGPPLVTDDAGIVDVGHLEVELNGSYAHDSEREDGVRVKSDLFDGEVKLTTGLLKNLGVSLALPYAFSARSYEDGGLTSSTEGVGDALFELKYVFFEQNDLALTLKPTLYLPTGRRSMSEGHWQPGVTLIATKEFADGAYALHGNLGYEHHFYRTADKAGSRSDLWSASVAGEAELVPKLTGMLDFGVSRNSDTSTSTPLVYGLAGFRYEVNEYLDVDLGVKVGLTKPEDDVAALYGIVLKF; encoded by the coding sequence ATGGAAAAACGGGTAGCTGGTAAGCTGTGCGCGAAGATGGTTGTGGCCGGATGTCTTGTTGTGGGTGCGGGAAACGCGTTTGCCGGACCGCCACTGGTGACCGACGATGCCGGCATCGTGGATGTGGGGCACCTGGAGGTGGAACTGAACGGCTCCTACGCCCATGACAGCGAGCGCGAGGATGGTGTCAGGGTTAAGAGCGATCTGTTTGACGGTGAGGTCAAGCTGACAACCGGCCTGCTGAAGAACCTGGGGGTCTCCCTGGCTCTGCCCTACGCCTTCAGCGCACGGAGTTATGAAGATGGCGGGTTGACCAGTTCCACCGAGGGAGTGGGGGATGCGCTCTTCGAACTGAAATACGTCTTTTTTGAACAGAATGACCTGGCGCTGACCCTGAAGCCGACCCTGTATCTTCCCACCGGAAGGCGCAGCATGTCCGAGGGACACTGGCAGCCCGGTGTCACCCTGATCGCCACCAAGGAATTCGCCGACGGTGCATACGCGCTGCACGGGAATCTTGGGTATGAGCACCATTTCTATCGCACGGCAGACAAGGCGGGGAGCCGCAGCGACCTGTGGAGCGCCTCTGTTGCCGGTGAGGCGGAGCTTGTTCCCAAACTCACCGGAATGCTTGACTTCGGTGTTTCCCGTAACAGCGATACCTCCACCAGTACACCTCTCGTCTATGGTCTGGCCGGTTTTCGTTACGAAGTGAACGAGTATCTGGATGTGGATCTGGGCGTCAAGGTCGGTCTGACCAAGCCCGAGGACGACGTGGCTGCGCTGTACGGGATCGTGCTGAAGTTCTGA
- a CDS encoding cation:proton antiporter domain-containing protein — MPYETLQDIEILFGLALITVILFRRLMFPSIVGFMATGILAGPHALGFIKNSHQVEQMAEIGVVLLLFTIGIELSLKELMRIRHLVLLGGGLQVLVTILVVAGVAMLGGFPANQSVFFGFLVALSSTAILMKLLIDSGQADTPHGKMAMGILIFQDLCIVPLMLLTPLLAGGGDGAREIVLIGAKAAAVVVMAHYGARFLVPWIFKQVVRTRSRELFILTIIFIGLGTAWLTALAGLSLALGAFIAGLAISESEYSHQALGDIIPFREAFMSLFFISVGMLLDPAILLKHPLLIASLVAAILLIKTLVTSGAGMALGVSTRITVITALSLAQIGEFSFVLSQSGVNLGILTPDMYQIFLAASIATMGLTPACLGFAPAVAERISTLLPRRWSRGRGVLASHDRPVAMSDHVIIVGYGVNGRNLSRVLKSQKIQHLVIETNPFTVRSEARKGHKIHFGDASKPEVLEHAHVDRARVLVVAISDAAASRRVAGMARQMNPALHIIVRTRYVLEVEPLFKLGVNEVVPEEFETSVEIFSRVLRNYLVPQHDVDRCIAEVRSDGYDMLRSLSRRHSHAMGISGYLSGAEIGTFRVREGSQLEARSLREGTIRNMSGATVLVIKRGEEVVPNPDPVWELRRDDLVLLLGSAEQLAAAGRLFEPTPHLRQA, encoded by the coding sequence GTGCCTTACGAGACCCTGCAAGACATCGAGATTCTCTTCGGCCTGGCACTGATAACGGTGATCCTCTTCCGTCGCCTGATGTTCCCCTCCATCGTCGGCTTCATGGCCACCGGCATCCTGGCCGGCCCCCACGCCCTGGGATTCATCAAAAACAGCCACCAGGTGGAACAGATGGCCGAAATCGGCGTGGTGCTGCTCCTGTTCACCATCGGCATCGAGCTTTCCCTGAAGGAACTGATGCGCATCAGGCATCTGGTGCTTTTGGGCGGCGGGCTGCAGGTTCTGGTCACCATCCTGGTAGTGGCAGGCGTGGCCATGCTTGGCGGCTTCCCGGCCAACCAGTCGGTCTTCTTCGGGTTTCTGGTGGCCCTCTCCAGCACCGCCATCCTGATGAAGCTCTTGATCGACAGCGGCCAGGCGGACACGCCCCACGGCAAAATGGCCATGGGCATCCTGATCTTCCAGGACCTGTGCATCGTACCGCTGATGCTGCTGACCCCGCTCCTGGCGGGCGGAGGCGACGGAGCACGGGAGATCGTGCTGATCGGCGCCAAGGCTGCAGCCGTCGTGGTCATGGCCCATTACGGCGCCCGTTTCCTGGTGCCGTGGATATTCAAACAGGTGGTAAGGACCAGAAGCAGGGAACTGTTCATCCTGACCATCATCTTCATCGGACTGGGCACGGCCTGGCTGACCGCCCTGGCCGGCCTCTCCCTGGCGCTGGGGGCGTTCATCGCCGGCCTGGCCATCTCGGAATCGGAATACAGCCACCAGGCGTTGGGCGACATCATCCCCTTCCGCGAGGCCTTCATGAGCCTCTTCTTTATCTCGGTGGGCATGCTGCTTGACCCTGCCATCCTGCTGAAGCATCCACTGCTGATCGCCTCGCTGGTGGCAGCCATCCTGCTTATCAAGACCCTAGTCACCAGCGGGGCTGGCATGGCCCTGGGAGTTTCCACCCGCATCACCGTTATCACGGCGCTCTCCCTGGCCCAGATCGGCGAGTTCTCCTTCGTGCTCTCCCAGAGCGGCGTCAATCTGGGAATCCTCACCCCGGACATGTACCAGATATTCCTAGCCGCCTCCATCGCCACCATGGGACTGACACCGGCCTGCCTCGGATTCGCCCCAGCTGTGGCGGAGCGCATCAGCACCCTGCTCCCCCGCCGCTGGAGCCGTGGCCGGGGCGTCCTTGCCAGCCACGACCGACCGGTAGCCATGAGCGATCACGTCATCATCGTCGGCTACGGCGTCAACGGCAGAAACCTTTCCCGGGTGCTGAAGAGCCAGAAGATCCAGCACCTGGTCATTGAGACAAACCCTTTCACGGTCAGGAGCGAGGCCAGGAAGGGACACAAGATCCACTTCGGTGACGCATCAAAACCAGAGGTGCTTGAGCATGCCCATGTGGACAGGGCCCGCGTCCTGGTGGTGGCTATCTCCGATGCCGCGGCCAGCAGGAGGGTCGCCGGTATGGCCCGGCAGATGAACCCGGCGCTGCACATCATCGTCAGGACCCGCTATGTCCTGGAGGTAGAACCGCTGTTCAAGCTGGGGGTCAACGAGGTCGTGCCGGAAGAGTTCGAGACATCGGTGGAAATTTTTTCCCGGGTACTGAGGAACTATCTCGTCCCCCAACATGACGTCGACCGCTGCATCGCCGAGGTGCGCAGCGACGGCTACGACATGCTGCGTTCCTTAAGCAGACGCCACAGCCACGCCATGGGCATCAGCGGCTATCTCTCCGGCGCCGAGATAGGAACCTTCCGCGTGCGGGAGGGGTCGCAACTGGAGGCCCGCAGCCTGCGCGAGGGGACCATCAGGAACATGTCCGGGGCAACGGTGCTGGTCATCAAGCGGGGTGAGGAGGTCGTGCCCAACCCCGATCCGGTCTGGGAACTGCGCAGGGATGACCTGGTGCTGCTTTTAGGCAGTGCGGAGCAACTGGCGGCGGCGGGCCGACTGTTCGAGCCGACTCCGCACCTGCGGCAGGCCTAG
- a CDS encoding ribbon-helix-helix protein, CopG family: protein MEQAQHARETSGRKSRRKGARKREQLHHMISLRINDPQKASLERLSLATSRSISDIMREAVTLWSKKHRRLCLE from the coding sequence ATGGAACAGGCACAACATGCACGGGAAACCAGCGGACGGAAATCGCGGCGTAAAGGCGCGCGGAAGAGGGAACAGCTGCACCACATGATATCCCTGCGAATCAACGACCCTCAGAAGGCATCCCTGGAAAGACTGTCGCTTGCCACGAGCAGGAGCATTTCCGACATCATGCGCGAGGCGGTTACCCTCTGGAGTAAGAAGCACCGCAGGCTCTGCCTGGAGTGA
- a CDS encoding DUF2325 domain-containing protein: MCVAVIGGVRRLGPHYLRAAERMGVELRLFNEPGAEMADKLYRADAMIIFTNMVSHNGRRLAKKAAKLHGIPVFMHHACGLCTLRECLNCLKIVSDASSGGRCS; encoded by the coding sequence ATGTGTGTTGCGGTGATTGGTGGCGTGCGGCGGCTTGGCCCACATTACCTGCGGGCAGCGGAACGGATGGGGGTTGAGTTGCGACTGTTCAACGAACCTGGGGCGGAAATGGCCGACAAGCTCTATCGAGCTGACGCGATGATCATTTTTACCAACATGGTGTCCCACAACGGCAGGCGGTTGGCGAAAAAGGCCGCGAAGCTCCATGGTATACCGGTATTCATGCATCACGCCTGCGGTCTGTGTACCCTGCGGGAGTGCCTGAATTGCCTAAAAATAGTGAGCGACGCTTCGTCCGGCGGACGTTGTTCGTGA
- a CDS encoding ribbon-helix-helix protein, CopG family: MSHATTKKQITKEPKASRSKKNKKEQLQNIISLRISDNQKMMLEKLSKTTSKSISDIMREAVNLWSAKRRKLCLD; the protein is encoded by the coding sequence ATGTCACACGCAACCACCAAGAAACAGATAACGAAAGAGCCCAAGGCATCCCGCTCGAAAAAGAACAAGAAAGAGCAACTGCAGAACATCATCTCCCTGCGCATCAGCGACAACCAGAAGATGATGCTGGAGAAACTTTCCAAGACGACTTCCAAGAGCATCTCCGACATCATGAGGGAGGCGGTCAACCTCTGGAGTGCCAAACGTCGCAAACTCTGCCTGGACTAG
- a CDS encoding DUF3793 family protein produces the protein MDRETAFAEYHGQRPSWLWIAHRYPSGMDCLAAFIALEAAEVLAGEKPSVLIGVPDRARACGRNLHSLWLEHGAELMERTCLSAREIRRGAGFLQLLLSVPDDFSRFLARRDVSSLLRKAGYQEPFSAEHALDQLEQRMNAGTFPHEIGIFLGYPLKDVAAFMGWIRLPFACQGPWKMYGDPRASLGLAERFRACRRGMAERLAATSSALECVVSSSRSVESFLCP, from the coding sequence ATGGACAGAGAAACGGCTTTCGCGGAATACCATGGACAGCGACCATCATGGCTCTGGATCGCTCATCGCTACCCTTCGGGAATGGACTGTCTGGCCGCATTCATCGCCCTGGAGGCTGCGGAGGTTCTGGCTGGCGAAAAACCTTCGGTACTCATCGGTGTGCCGGATCGTGCCCGGGCCTGCGGCCGCAACCTCCATAGCCTCTGGCTGGAACATGGGGCTGAGTTGATGGAACGTACCTGTCTCTCGGCGCGGGAGATTCGCAGAGGTGCCGGGTTTCTTCAGTTGCTCCTCTCTGTTCCCGATGATTTTTCCCGATTTCTGGCGCGACGCGATGTGTCCAGCTTGTTGCGCAAGGCGGGATATCAGGAACCGTTTAGTGCCGAGCATGCTCTGGACCAGTTGGAGCAGCGGATGAATGCCGGGACGTTTCCCCATGAAATCGGCATATTTCTCGGGTATCCGCTCAAGGATGTGGCCGCCTTCATGGGCTGGATCAGGCTTCCTTTCGCCTGCCAGGGGCCGTGGAAAATGTATGGCGATCCCCGGGCCAGCCTGGGTCTGGCGGAGCGTTTCCGGGCCTGTCGTCGGGGAATGGCGGAACGTCTGGCGGCAACGTCTTCGGCTCTGGAGTGCGTCGTGTCGTCCTCCCGTTCGGTTGAGTCGTTTTTGTGTCCATAA
- a CDS encoding FeoA family protein, with protein MQLAVMKPGQEGTIARIDTAAGPIKRRLMDMGILAGERVRVEKVAPLGDPLEVSIKGYRLSLRKKEAEGIHVEVSP; from the coding sequence ATGCAACTGGCAGTCATGAAACCGGGGCAGGAGGGAACGATTGCCCGTATCGATACAGCGGCCGGCCCGATCAAGCGGCGTCTGATGGACATGGGGATTCTGGCGGGCGAGCGGGTCAGGGTGGAGAAGGTGGCGCCCCTGGGCGACCCTCTGGAGGTGAGCATCAAGGGGTATCGCCTCTCCCTGCGCAAGAAGGAAGCCGAGGGGATTCATGTGGAGGTGTCGCCATGA
- the feoB gene encoding ferrous iron transport protein B, protein MSMTDTRQSRGEGRRVLTVAVAGNPNVGKSTLINAIAGTRLQVGNWPGVTVEKKEALFELDGLKIRLVDLPGTYSLSPYTQEEIIARDFLVHEKPDLIVNVVDATNLERNLYLTVQLLELGIPLVMALNMSDEADAKGYRIDGDGIEQMMGIRVIPTSATRRTGLESLQKALGEYAEAPDSRRPRTLNYGDDMERALACIREHLLLLHPALVESFPERWLLLRLLEGDERVRADANLPASALPQEAFEHLRRAHGEDLEALLADVRYSLATGLAREVVQRTEQRNLEMTERIDRVVLNRFLGIPIFLVAMWLLFKLTFDLSSPFGDWIDAMTNGPFKRWAATLLGGIGAPDWTVSLVNDGIIAGVGFVLVFVPVIFAMMFFITFLEGSGYMARAAFVMDRAMHAIGLHGKSFIPMLLGFGCNVPGIYATRTLENPRDKVLTALLIPLMSCGARLPVYVLFAGVFFPDNSGTVIWSLYVLGILLAVLMGFIFKKTLFRGEAPMFIMELPPYRMPSFSSLCLHTWEKGKHFLYKAGTYILAVSVLVWFMLNLPWGVEQKRDSYLGKAGAAIAPIFEPAGFGTWEASASLITGVIAKEIVVGTMGEVYTPKHEEKEETPTLGEDLKEIVVSFAGAAKTAVTTLLFIPGDEEPEEDHPSLRQALSAAFTPLSSYAFMAFVLLYMPCVIVGIAMRQEFGTWKWAGVGFLYQTVLAWVVAVIIYQGGRLLGLGG, encoded by the coding sequence ATGAGCATGACCGACACCAGGCAAAGCCGGGGGGAGGGAAGAAGGGTCCTCACCGTTGCCGTTGCCGGCAACCCCAACGTGGGTAAGTCTACCCTGATCAACGCCATCGCCGGTACCCGCCTGCAGGTGGGCAACTGGCCCGGCGTGACCGTGGAGAAGAAGGAGGCCCTGTTCGAACTGGACGGTTTGAAGATCAGGCTGGTGGACCTGCCCGGAACCTACTCCCTTTCCCCCTATACCCAGGAGGAGATCATTGCCCGGGACTTCCTGGTGCATGAGAAGCCGGACCTGATCGTCAACGTGGTGGATGCCACCAATCTGGAGCGCAACCTGTACCTGACGGTGCAGCTCCTGGAACTGGGCATTCCGCTGGTCATGGCGCTGAACATGTCCGACGAGGCCGATGCAAAGGGGTACCGCATCGACGGTGACGGGATCGAGCAGATGATGGGGATCCGGGTTATCCCCACCTCCGCCACCAGGCGCACGGGGCTTGAGTCGCTCCAGAAAGCCCTGGGGGAGTACGCCGAAGCTCCGGATAGCAGGCGGCCGCGCACGCTCAACTACGGCGACGACATGGAGAGGGCGCTGGCATGCATACGGGAGCATCTGCTGCTGCTGCATCCGGCCCTTGTGGAGAGTTTTCCCGAACGCTGGCTTCTCCTCAGGCTGCTGGAGGGGGATGAGCGGGTGCGCGCCGATGCCAACCTGCCCGCCTCGGCCCTGCCCCAGGAGGCCTTCGAGCATCTGCGGCGCGCCCATGGCGAGGACCTGGAGGCGCTCCTGGCGGACGTGCGCTATTCCCTGGCCACCGGACTGGCCCGGGAGGTCGTGCAGCGCACCGAGCAGCGCAATCTGGAGATGACCGAGCGCATCGACCGGGTGGTGCTGAACCGCTTCCTGGGCATCCCGATTTTCCTGGTGGCCATGTGGCTTTTGTTCAAACTGACCTTCGACCTCTCCTCCCCCTTTGGCGACTGGATCGATGCCATGACCAACGGCCCCTTTAAGCGCTGGGCCGCAACGCTCCTGGGAGGGATAGGCGCGCCGGACTGGACCGTCTCTCTGGTGAACGACGGCATCATCGCCGGGGTCGGTTTCGTGCTGGTCTTCGTGCCGGTGATCTTTGCCATGATGTTTTTCATCACCTTCCTGGAGGGGAGCGGTTACATGGCCAGGGCCGCCTTTGTCATGGATCGGGCCATGCACGCCATCGGCCTGCACGGAAAATCCTTCATCCCCATGCTGCTGGGGTTCGGCTGCAACGTGCCGGGCATCTACGCCACCCGTACTCTGGAGAATCCCCGGGACAAGGTGCTGACCGCGCTGCTGATCCCGCTCATGTCCTGCGGCGCGCGGCTGCCGGTGTACGTGCTTTTCGCCGGGGTGTTCTTCCCGGATAACTCCGGCACGGTGATCTGGTCCCTGTACGTGTTGGGTATCCTGCTGGCGGTCCTGATGGGATTCATCTTCAAGAAGACCCTCTTCCGGGGCGAGGCGCCCATGTTCATCATGGAACTGCCCCCCTACCGCATGCCCTCCTTCTCCAGTCTCTGCCTGCATACCTGGGAGAAGGGGAAGCACTTCCTCTACAAGGCCGGCACCTATATCCTGGCCGTTTCCGTCCTGGTCTGGTTCATGCTGAACCTCCCGTGGGGCGTGGAGCAGAAGCGTGACTCCTATCTGGGCAAGGCGGGGGCCGCCATCGCCCCGATCTTCGAGCCGGCCGGCTTTGGAACCTGGGAAGCCTCGGCATCGCTGATCACCGGCGTCATCGCCAAGGAGATCGTGGTGGGCACCATGGGCGAGGTCTATACCCCCAAACACGAAGAGAAGGAGGAAACTCCCACCCTGGGAGAGGACCTGAAGGAGATCGTCGTCTCCTTCGCCGGTGCGGCCAAAACGGCGGTCACGACACTCCTGTTCATCCCGGGTGACGAGGAGCCGGAGGAGGATCACCCCTCCCTGAGACAGGCTCTGTCCGCTGCCTTTACCCCCCTTTCGTCCTATGCCTTCATGGCCTTCGTGCTCCTGTACATGCCCTGTGTCATCGTGGGGATCGCCATGCGCCAGGAGTTCGGGACCTGGAAATGGGCCGGGGTCGGCTTCCTCTACCAGACGGTGCTGGCCTGGGTGGTGGCGGTGATCATCTACCAGGGGGGGCGCCTTCTGGGATTGGGAGGGTAG
- a CDS encoding Tim44 domain-containing protein, protein MKRHVMKFFALAAMVMFLGITIMEQTAHARAGGGRSFGSRGSRSFSRSTPPLFRPSQQRQQYNTTTPNQQRSSGGFLRSMAGGIMGGMLGGMLFRSLGFAGPGGMGGGIGIFEIILLAGIAYLIYRFVKKKQPELAPGGYNQAGYQATSVPPPYGAAYQESQHDGQGADGGLDHIRQMDPGFDENRFNDMAMDTFFKIQGAWMNRDLAPVSTLLTDEMRRVFQEDLDGLLRERRTNRLENIAVRKVDISEAWQESGQDYITTLIYANLLDYTTDDASGIVVSGSKTDPVKFEEYWTFTRPIGGTPWRLSAIAQK, encoded by the coding sequence ATGAAACGACATGTAATGAAATTCTTTGCCTTGGCCGCCATGGTCATGTTCCTGGGCATCACCATCATGGAGCAGACGGCCCACGCCAGAGCCGGTGGAGGGCGTTCCTTCGGCAGCCGCGGTTCACGAAGCTTCTCCCGGTCAACTCCTCCGCTGTTTCGGCCGAGCCAGCAGCGCCAGCAGTACAACACCACCACCCCCAATCAGCAGCGCTCCTCGGGCGGCTTCCTGAGGAGCATGGCCGGAGGCATCATGGGGGGCATGCTGGGAGGCATGCTGTTCAGAAGCCTGGGCTTCGCCGGCCCGGGCGGCATGGGAGGCGGCATCGGCATCTTCGAGATCATCCTCCTGGCCGGCATCGCCTACCTGATCTACCGCTTCGTAAAAAAAAAACAGCCTGAGCTAGCTCCCGGCGGTTACAATCAGGCGGGATACCAGGCAACCAGCGTGCCGCCCCCCTATGGCGCCGCCTATCAGGAGAGCCAGCACGACGGGCAGGGAGCGGACGGCGGCCTGGACCATATCCGCCAGATGGATCCCGGATTCGACGAAAACCGCTTCAACGACATGGCCATGGACACCTTCTTCAAGATCCAGGGAGCATGGATGAACCGCGACCTGGCGCCGGTTTCCACCCTGTTGACCGACGAGATGAGACGGGTCTTCCAGGAGGATCTGGACGGCTTGCTGCGGGAGCGGCGGACGAACCGCCTGGAAAACATCGCTGTCAGGAAGGTGGATATCAGCGAAGCCTGGCAGGAGTCGGGCCAGGACTACATCACCACCCTGATCTACGCCAACCTGCTGGATTACACGACCGACGACGCTAGCGGCATAGTGGTATCAGGCAGCAAAACAGATCCGGTCAAGTTCGAGGAATACTGGACCTTCACCCGGCCCATCGGCGGCACTCCCTGGCGCCTGTCGGCGATCGCCCAGAAATAA
- a CDS encoding GGDEF domain-containing protein, translated as MSEIYVDEMFVGEAAEIMSISDVFPEYRQLRTMGFREGRLVDLLHFDPLITRKLVLRVEGMRLAMGASCAAHIRVRPLKSAYLHLRDMAHYDNLTGCFNRHAAGTVVRQEVERFSSLGLPLALLMADLDHFKRINDTFGHTSGDDVLKSFASLIRQGLRRSDLFCRWGGEEFLILLRGTLKEEALKIAERFRERIASALFPPFNERGAVTVSIGCACLPPGRPLERLIVDADCALYRAKQGGRNRVCLC; from the coding sequence ATGTCAGAAATATACGTTGATGAGATGTTCGTGGGGGAGGCGGCAGAAATTATGTCCATCAGCGACGTATTCCCCGAATACCGGCAGTTGCGCACCATGGGGTTCCGTGAGGGAAGGTTGGTGGATCTTCTGCACTTCGATCCGCTGATTACCAGGAAGCTGGTCTTGCGGGTGGAGGGCATGCGCCTGGCAATGGGGGCGTCCTGCGCCGCTCACATAAGGGTCAGGCCGCTGAAGAGCGCCTATCTTCACCTGCGGGACATGGCCCACTACGACAACCTGACCGGCTGCTTCAACCGCCATGCAGCCGGGACCGTCGTGCGCCAGGAGGTGGAACGCTTTTCCAGTCTGGGGCTCCCTCTGGCGCTGCTCATGGCCGACCTGGACCACTTCAAGCGCATCAACGACACCTTTGGTCACACGTCGGGTGACGATGTTCTCAAGTCCTTCGCCTCGCTCATCCGTCAGGGGCTGCGGCGCTCGGACCTGTTCTGTCGCTGGGGGGGGGAGGAGTTCCTGATCCTGCTCAGGGGGACGCTGAAGGAAGAGGCGCTGAAGATCGCCGAACGTTTCCGGGAGCGGATCGCCTCGGCGCTATTTCCGCCGTTCAACGAACGCGGAGCCGTTACGGTCAGCATCGGCTGCGCCTGTCTTCCTCCCGGCAGACCGTTGGAGCGACTGATCGTCGATGCCGATTGTGCCTTGTACCGCGCCAAGCAGGGGGGGAGGAACAGGGTGTGCCTATGTTGA
- the hemP gene encoding hemin uptake protein HemP encodes MKKRIVTSRELLGEDREIVIIHDGKEYLLRITVNNRLILTK; translated from the coding sequence ATGAAAAAGCGGATTGTTACGAGCCGCGAACTGCTGGGCGAGGATCGTGAAATTGTTATTATCCATGACGGCAAGGAATACCTCCTGAGAATCACCGTCAACAACAGGTTGATATTGACGAAATAG
- a CDS encoding FeoA family protein, with the protein MMLGLMSAGEECEIVKIGHCGNCTCGDGNHSHGEGTVTRAEEMGLRVGKRIEMLRNEGNMLLVLVDNSRIALDRRMAMKITVRRND; encoded by the coding sequence ATGATGCTTGGTTTGATGAGCGCGGGAGAAGAGTGTGAGATCGTGAAGATCGGCCACTGCGGTAACTGTACCTGTGGGGATGGAAATCACTCCCATGGGGAGGGGACGGTGACCCGGGCTGAAGAGATGGGACTCCGGGTCGGTAAACGAATTGAAATGTTGCGCAACGAGGGGAACATGCTGCTGGTGCTGGTGGACAACTCCCGTATCGCTCTGGATCGTCGCATGGCGATGAAAATAACGGTCAGGAGGAACGACTGA
- a CDS encoding HD-GYP domain-containing protein, producing the protein MKRNQKKRMRNRGESLDSFTSLHHLAEALGNAVDARDSQLYRHSRDVAEVSCVLAHAMGFSREEIDVIHIAGHLHDIGKIGIPDVVLKKKGPLDADEWRWMRLHPGIGAEIVRPVPALNGPGGVADIILRHHERFDGKGYPDGLGDDQIPRGARIVAVADTLSALLRNRSYRAGCSFDLACAEIRRCSGSQFDPVVVKVLEKNRKKVAGCLDAAEELAVSACSPYEPPSHGLFVPGEMLLQESASLPHVL; encoded by the coding sequence ATGAAACGCAACCAAAAGAAGCGCATGCGGAACAGGGGGGAAAGCCTCGACAGTTTCACGTCGCTGCATCATCTTGCCGAGGCGCTGGGCAATGCGGTCGATGCCCGTGATTCCCAGCTGTACCGCCATTCCCGGGATGTGGCCGAGGTTTCCTGCGTGCTGGCCCATGCCATGGGGTTTTCCCGGGAGGAGATAGATGTCATTCACATCGCCGGACACCTGCACGACATCGGCAAGATCGGTATTCCCGATGTCGTGCTGAAAAAAAAAGGCCCCCTGGACGCAGATGAGTGGCGCTGGATGAGGCTGCATCCCGGAATCGGGGCGGAGATCGTGCGGCCGGTGCCGGCCCTGAACGGTCCGGGAGGGGTGGCCGACATAATCCTGCGTCACCACGAGCGGTTCGACGGCAAAGGCTACCCCGATGGCCTGGGGGACGACCAGATTCCCCGCGGCGCTCGCATCGTGGCGGTGGCCGACACCCTCTCGGCGCTCCTGCGCAACCGCTCCTACCGTGCGGGATGCTCCTTCGACCTGGCCTGTGCCGAAATCCGGCGCTGTTCCGGTTCCCAGTTTGATCCGGTGGTGGTGAAGGTTCTGGAAAAAAACCGGAAAAAGGTTGCCGGATGTCTGGACGCCGCCGAGGAACTCGCCGTCTCGGCCTGCTCTCCCTACGAGCCTCCTTCTCACGGGTTGTTTGTCCCCGGCGAGATGCTTCTTCAGGAGAGCGCCTCTCTCCCGCATGTGCTGTAA
- a CDS encoding TerC family protein codes for MEWLTDPQVWLALVTLTSLEIVLGIDNIIFISIQAGKLPRELQERARLVGLGLAMFIRIALLFSLTWLMGLTAPLFSLLGNEISGRDLILLSGGLFLLWKSTMEIHEKLEGDEVVATKSVGTTFGAVIVQILLLDIVFSLDSIITALGMANKLAVMVAAVVIAVGFMMLFSGKISSFVERHPTIKMLALSFLLLIGVALIGDGFDMHIPKGYIYFAMAFSVMVEMLNLRMKRGMPVVLHQPHLEGAEPGEGDR; via the coding sequence ATGGAATGGCTGACAGACCCCCAGGTTTGGTTGGCGCTGGTAACGCTAACTTCGCTGGAAATCGTTCTGGGCATCGACAACATTATCTTCATCTCCATCCAGGCCGGAAAACTCCCCCGAGAGTTGCAAGAGAGGGCCCGCCTGGTCGGTCTCGGTCTGGCAATGTTCATTCGCATCGCCCTGCTCTTCTCCCTGACCTGGCTGATGGGGCTCACCGCGCCGCTCTTTTCCTTGCTGGGTAACGAGATTTCCGGCCGCGACCTGATCCTGCTTTCGGGCGGACTGTTTCTGCTCTGGAAGAGCACCATGGAGATCCACGAGAAACTGGAAGGCGATGAAGTGGTCGCGACAAAGAGCGTCGGCACCACCTTCGGCGCGGTGATCGTCCAGATCCTGCTGCTGGACATCGTTTTCTCGCTGGATTCGATCATCACCGCCCTGGGCATGGCCAACAAACTGGCCGTCATGGTCGCCGCCGTCGTCATCGCCGTCGGTTTCATGATGTTGTTTTCGGGGAAGATCAGTTCCTTCGTGGAAAGACACCCCACCATCAAGATGCTGGCGCTCAGCTTCCTGCTGCTGATCGGCGTGGCGCTGATCGGCGACGGCTTCGACATGCACATCCCCAAGGGATACATCTATTTCGCCATGGCTTTCTCGGTCATGGTCGAGATGCTCAACCTGCGCATGAAGCGCGGGATGCCGGTGGTGCTTCACCAGCCCCACCTGGAGGGGGCGGAACCGGGAGAAGGCGACCGCTGA